One stretch of Tepidibacter hydrothermalis DNA includes these proteins:
- a CDS encoding HPr family phosphocarrier protein — translation MVKQSIVVNENNGLHARPAGAVVKIAGGFESVINIIYKQKKANAKSIMGVMSLGVREGEEITIEADGIDEEEALKRMIELVKSNFEV, via the coding sequence ATGGTAAAACAAAGTATAGTAGTTAATGAAAATAATGGATTACATGCAAGACCAGCAGGTGCAGTTGTAAAGATTGCAGGGGGATTTGAAAGTGTAATAAATATTATATATAAGCAAAAGAAAGCTAATGCAAAGAGCATAATGGGAGTTATGTCTTTAGGAGTTAGAGAAGGAGAAGAAATAACTATTGAAGCTGACGGTATAGATGAAGAAGAAGCATTAAAACGTATGATTGAATTAGTAAAATCAAACTTTGAAGTTTAA
- the dhaM gene encoding dihydroxyacetone kinase phosphoryl donor subunit DhaM, producing the protein MVGIVVVSHSKNLAQEIINFSMEMAQSDIKVINAGGTDDGRFGTDATKIMDAIQQSDDKDGVLILVDLGSAIMSAEMAIDFLDEDLKKRVLIADAPIVEGCISAVSQASIGASLEEVKNAAEQARNYSKK; encoded by the coding sequence ATGGTAGGAATTGTAGTAGTATCTCATAGTAAAAACTTAGCACAGGAAATAATTAATTTTAGTATGGAAATGGCGCAGTCAGATATAAAAGTGATCAATGCTGGTGGAACAGACGATGGAAGATTTGGAACTGATGCTACTAAAATAATGGATGCAATACAACAATCAGATGATAAAGATGGAGTATTGATACTAGTTGATCTTGGAAGTGCTATTATGAGTGCTGAAATGGCAATAGACTTTTTAGATGAAGATTTAAAGAAAAGAGTATTAATAGCGGATGCACCTATAGTTGAAGGTTGCATATCAGCTGTTAGTCAAGCATCAATAGGAGCATCGCTTGAAGAAGTTAAAAATGCTGCTGAACAAGCACGCAATTATTCTAAAAAATAA
- the dhaL gene encoding dihydroxyacetone kinase subunit DhaL — translation MIDKTMFLEIINKIADNIILNKDLLNELDMAIGDSDHGSNMARGFSEVKKKLETLKDSDYQTILKTIAMTLISTVGGASGPLYGTAFLKASSVVGDREVLDSNDLIKIYEVVIDGIKQRGKSDKGDKTMLDCIIPAYEAFKSSVESGKDLKEASKQAEQAATEGVEYTKTIKALKGRASFLGDRSIGHQDPGATSSHIIIKTISDIVNN, via the coding sequence ATGATAGATAAAACAATGTTTTTAGAAATAATAAATAAAATAGCTGATAACATTATATTAAATAAAGATTTATTAAATGAGCTTGATATGGCAATAGGAGATTCAGATCATGGATCTAATATGGCAAGAGGATTTAGTGAGGTTAAGAAAAAGCTAGAAACACTTAAAGACTCTGACTATCAAACTATATTGAAGACTATAGCTATGACATTAATATCAACAGTAGGAGGAGCATCTGGGCCACTTTATGGAACAGCATTCTTAAAAGCATCTTCTGTAGTAGGTGATAGAGAAGTACTTGACTCTAATGACTTAATAAAAATTTATGAAGTAGTTATAGATGGAATAAAGCAAAGGGGAAAATCTGACAAAGGAGATAAAACTATGCTTGATTGCATAATTCCTGCTTATGAAGCTTTCAAATCATCAGTTGAATCTGGAAAAGATTTAAAAGAAGCTTCAAAACAAGCTGAACAAGCTGCTACCGAAGGGGTTGAATATACGAAAACTATAAAGGCTTTAAAAGGAAGAGCAAGTTTCTTAGGTGATAGAAGTATAGGACATCAAGACCCAGGAGCAACTTCAAGCCATATAATAATAAAAACAATATCGGATATAGTTAATAATTAG
- a CDS encoding N-acetylmuramoyl-L-alanine amidase family protein, whose protein sequence is MSGPLIIIDPGHGDVDPGCSYEDIYEKDIVLDISLYQLKRFEELGINAVITRYSDIYLNPDKRTQLVVDSKSIYCISNHINAGGGKGCEVIHSIHNDGKLAYKIFNKLIETGLYPRRVYSKESTQYPGQDYYFMHRNTGSCITNIVEYCFIDNQDDRERILKNWKIYAEQVIKAFCEYIDHPYENKTEYIDSVNNLYDCGFITTPSYWIQSDSYEIQYFEELVLNYTGKNNFDESIIYLAQCNIIDSPNYWLDNDTYSVENIQLFIIKLSDNIEYFEFADSVYTLYEYDVINSPYYWIDNASYEIRYFEELIINYTNKSTFEDGIIYLAESNVIDSPEYWLDNDTYSVENVRLLIIKLADNVDQFGEA, encoded by the coding sequence ATGAGCGGTCCGTTAATAATTATCGACCCTGGTCATGGAGATGTTGATCCTGGTTGTTCTTATGAAGATATTTATGAAAAAGACATTGTTCTTGATATAAGCTTATATCAACTTAAAAGATTTGAAGAACTTGGAATAAATGCTGTTATAACTAGATACTCTGATATATACCTTAACCCCGACAAAAGAACGCAATTAGTTGTAGACTCTAAATCAATTTATTGCATAAGCAATCATATAAATGCAGGCGGTGGAAAAGGATGCGAGGTTATTCATTCTATACACAATGATGGGAAATTAGCTTATAAAATATTCAATAAATTAATAGAGACTGGTCTGTATCCTAGAAGAGTTTATTCAAAAGAAAGTACTCAATACCCTGGACAGGATTACTATTTCATGCACAGAAATACAGGTTCTTGTATAACTAATATAGTTGAATACTGCTTTATAGATAATCAAGACGATAGAGAAAGAATACTTAAAAATTGGAAAATATATGCTGAACAAGTTATAAAAGCTTTTTGTGAATATATAGATCATCCATATGAGAATAAAACAGAATATATAGATTCGGTTAATAACCTTTATGATTGTGGATTTATAACTACTCCATCGTATTGGATACAAAGTGATTCCTATGAAATACAGTATTTTGAAGAACTAGTTCTTAACTATACAGGTAAAAATAATTTTGATGAATCTATTATTTATCTAGCTCAATGTAATATTATAGATTCTCCTAATTACTGGTTAGATAATGATACTTATAGTGTTGAAAATATTCAACTCTTTATTATAAAACTTAGTGATAATATAGAGTATTTTGAATTTGCGGATTCTGTTTATACTCTTTATGAATACGATGTAATAAATTCTCCTTATTACTGGATAGACAATGCTTCATATGAAATAAGATATTTTGAAGAATTGATTATTAATTATACTAATAAATCTACATTTGAAGATGGGATTATATATCTTGCTGAATCTAATGTTATAGATTCTCCTGAATACTGGTTAGATAATGATACTTACAGTGTTGAAAACGTACGTCTTTTAATAATAAAGCTTGCAGACAATGTAGATCAATTTGGAGAAGCATAA
- a CDS encoding [Fe-Fe] hydrogenase large subunit C-terminal domain-containing protein — protein MNKRFENFQEKRMHIFSEIVDRYWNGKLHEEKDLENLAYEIKEKYEFEEKDMNFIKNHIRVAMGLDPSDNKKFECEIKNIKEYKKVNKPIVTKIDGACEYCEKECSCEDSCKYEAHIYKRTKGPIIENNKCLNCGECVKDCDFGALADKIEFVPLIDMLKDKNTKVYAAVAPSITGQFGDATMGQIRTGLKLMGFEDMVEVALFADILTIKEAFEFIELVKDEEDFYLTSCCCPVWFKLVQKKYPELFEHMPPSISPMIASGRFLKKLYEGSKVVFISPCIAKKAEAKEKELEGDIDFVLTFRELKTVFDTLNINLSQLANDEKDQASFAGRVYARTGGVSFSVKSVVNRLNPKRLIKLKSKKVHGTKACNKLLSELSSNQKIDYNFVEGMGCNGGCVGGPRTNIDVAKATALVNEFGEDSLIMTPFDNENVFKILSQFNVDDINKMMENEEIVNMLKR, from the coding sequence TTGAACAAAAGATTTGAAAATTTTCAAGAAAAAAGAATGCATATATTTTCAGAAATAGTAGATAGATACTGGAATGGTAAATTACATGAGGAGAAGGATTTAGAAAATTTAGCTTATGAAATTAAGGAAAAATATGAATTTGAAGAAAAAGATATGAACTTTATTAAAAATCATATAAGAGTTGCAATGGGACTTGATCCGAGTGATAATAAAAAATTTGAGTGTGAGATTAAAAATATAAAAGAGTATAAAAAGGTTAATAAACCCATAGTTACTAAAATAGATGGGGCATGTGAGTATTGCGAAAAGGAGTGTAGTTGTGAAGATTCTTGTAAATATGAAGCTCATATATATAAAAGAACAAAGGGACCTATCATAGAAAATAATAAATGTTTAAATTGTGGAGAATGTGTTAAAGACTGTGATTTTGGAGCTTTGGCAGACAAGATAGAGTTTGTTCCGTTAATTGATATGCTAAAAGATAAAAATACTAAGGTATATGCAGCTGTGGCACCATCAATAACAGGTCAATTCGGAGATGCAACTATGGGGCAAATTCGTACAGGTTTAAAACTTATGGGGTTTGAGGATATGGTAGAGGTTGCACTATTTGCTGATATATTGACTATAAAAGAAGCTTTTGAATTTATTGAGCTTGTCAAGGATGAAGAGGATTTTTATTTAACTAGTTGTTGTTGTCCTGTGTGGTTCAAACTTGTTCAAAAGAAATATCCTGAGTTGTTTGAACATATGCCTCCTTCTATATCACCAATGATTGCATCGGGTAGGTTTTTGAAAAAATTATATGAGGGATCAAAGGTTGTATTTATAAGCCCCTGTATAGCAAAAAAAGCTGAGGCTAAGGAAAAAGAGTTAGAAGGTGACATTGATTTTGTGTTGACATTTAGAGAACTTAAAACAGTGTTCGATACTCTTAATATAAATTTAAGCCAGCTTGCAAATGATGAAAAGGATCAAGCTTCATTTGCTGGACGAGTATATGCAAGAACAGGTGGAGTAAGTTTTTCTGTTAAAAGTGTAGTAAATAGATTAAATCCTAAAAGGCTTATAAAGTTAAAATCTAAGAAGGTACACGGAACAAAAGCTTGTAATAAGCTTTTGAGTGAACTCTCTAGTAATCAAAAGATAGATTATAACTTTGTAGAAGGTATGGGATGTAATGGTGGATGCGTTGGAGGACCTAGGACTAATATAGATGTGGCTAAAGCTACAGCATTAGTAAATGAGTTTGGTGAGGATTCTTTGATAATGACTCCTTTTGACAATGAAAATGTGTTTAAGATATTAAGTCAATTTAATGTTGATGATATAAATAAAATGATGGAAAATGAAGAAATAGTTAATATGTTAAAAAGGTAG
- a CDS encoding HPr family phosphocarrier protein, translating into MEISRRILITNKKGIHARTAAMIVSFISRLKRDYNVKLYIQNKSNIKMPISSMLSLTSLKIKQGDTICITCDGDNCNEVLDKVEKYISGQIDQKINDIEEFDKVLEENTINISTELESIKEIKDKFGSILNHINDGICVMDSNGVITYVNIAYESIFDINSESIIGKNAKDMYPKRPSVQALYQRNNILNSLMVENNGKKIISNSKCIFVNKVFEGVLTTYKDITDLKDMMYNLDKANQKIEYYEQELKKKNKVHEAFDFIIGRSSSLQDAIAMASKAAKTSATVVIRGESGTGKELVAKAIHEASKRSKGPFIKVNCASIPENLLESELFGYEKGAFTGAVKRKIGKFELANNGTLFLDEIGEINYNLQAKLLRAIQEREIERIGGNETVKIDIRIITATHRNLEQMIIDNEFREDLYYRLNVIPIMLPSLRNRKGDIPLLVEHFINKICQNEEINIKTISSEALRYLQEYTWPGNIREIENIIMRAITLSDEDQIEIDVFPNFIKSIFKPKNANLINLKDGDVASMEEYDKEIVKCALQKHKTFNKAAKALGITHRTVSLKAKKYDL; encoded by the coding sequence ATGGAAATTAGCAGAAGAATTTTAATTACAAATAAAAAAGGGATTCATGCAAGAACTGCTGCTATGATAGTATCATTTATAAGCAGATTAAAAAGAGACTATAATGTAAAATTATATATACAAAATAAATCAAATATAAAAATGCCGATTTCGAGCATGTTATCTTTGACATCTCTTAAAATAAAACAAGGAGATACTATATGTATAACTTGTGATGGAGATAATTGTAATGAAGTTTTAGATAAAGTAGAAAAATATATATCGGGACAAATAGACCAAAAAATCAATGACATAGAAGAATTTGACAAGGTACTAGAGGAAAATACTATAAATATAAGTACGGAATTAGAATCTATAAAAGAAATAAAAGATAAATTTGGAAGTATACTTAATCATATAAATGATGGAATATGCGTAATGGACAGTAATGGAGTTATAACTTATGTCAATATAGCTTATGAGAGTATATTTGACATTAACAGTGAATCAATAATAGGAAAAAATGCTAAGGATATGTATCCTAAAAGACCTAGTGTACAAGCACTTTATCAAAGAAACAATATATTGAATTCTCTAATGGTTGAGAATAATGGTAAAAAAATAATATCTAATTCAAAGTGTATATTTGTAAACAAGGTATTTGAGGGTGTACTGACAACTTATAAGGATATTACTGATTTAAAGGATATGATGTATAACTTAGATAAGGCAAATCAAAAGATTGAGTATTATGAACAAGAGCTTAAAAAGAAAAATAAGGTTCATGAGGCTTTTGATTTTATAATAGGTAGGAGTTCATCTCTTCAGGATGCAATAGCCATGGCATCAAAAGCTGCCAAAACATCTGCAACAGTAGTAATAAGAGGAGAAAGTGGTACGGGAAAAGAACTTGTAGCAAAGGCTATACATGAAGCTAGCAAAAGAAGCAAAGGACCATTCATAAAGGTTAACTGTGCATCCATTCCAGAAAATCTACTTGAGAGCGAACTGTTTGGTTATGAAAAAGGAGCTTTCACAGGAGCTGTTAAAAGAAAAATAGGTAAATTTGAGCTTGCAAATAATGGAACTTTGTTTTTAGACGAAATAGGAGAGATAAATTATAATCTTCAAGCTAAATTATTAAGAGCTATACAGGAAAGAGAAATAGAGAGAATTGGAGGAAATGAGACAGTAAAAATAGATATAAGAATAATAACTGCCACACATAGAAATCTAGAACAGATGATAATAGACAATGAATTTAGAGAAGACTTATACTATAGATTAAATGTAATTCCTATAATGTTACCTTCTCTTAGAAATAGAAAAGGGGATATACCTTTGTTGGTTGAGCATTTCATAAATAAAATATGCCAAAATGAAGAAATAAATATAAAGACTATATCAAGTGAAGCACTTAGATACTTACAAGAATATACATGGCCTGGAAATATACGAGAAATTGAAAATATAATAATGAGAGCTATTACATTAAGTGATGAAGATCAAATAGAAATAGATGTTTTTCCAAACTTTATAAAATCTATATTTAAGCCAAAAAACGCAAATTTAATAAACTTAAAAGATGGAGATGTAGCGAGCATGGAAGAATATGACAAGGAAATTGTGAAATGTGCACTGCAAAAACATAAAACATTCAATAAAGCAGCTAAAGCTTTGGGAATAACACATAGAACCGTATCTTTAAAAGCTAAGAAATATGATTTATAA
- the dhaK gene encoding dihydroxyacetone kinase subunit DhaK produces the protein MKKIINSTEEIVNEMLDGIVKAHPEHVKRVEGTSVLKRVNSPIQGKVALISGGGSGHEPSHAGFVGKGMLDAAVAGEVFTSPTPDQVFEAIKAVGSDAGVLLVIKNYSGDVMNFEMAAEMAEMEDIKVEKVIVNDDVAVENSTYTTGRRGVAGTIFVHKIAGAAAEEGRSLEEVQKIAQKVVDNTRTMGMSLGACTVPAVGKPSFTLAEDEIEMGLGIHGEPGTHKEKISSADELTEYMLGKIIQDMPIEKGEEVGVIVNGLGATPLMELYIVNRKLHSLLEEKEIKINKTLIGNYMTSLEMPGFSISVIKLDEELKGLLNAKADTPAFKEI, from the coding sequence ATGAAAAAAATTATCAATTCTACTGAAGAAATAGTTAATGAAATGTTAGATGGGATAGTAAAGGCACATCCAGAGCATGTAAAAAGAGTAGAAGGAACTAGCGTATTAAAAAGAGTGAATTCGCCTATACAAGGAAAAGTTGCATTGATAAGTGGTGGAGGAAGTGGACATGAACCATCACATGCAGGATTTGTAGGAAAAGGTATGCTTGATGCAGCAGTAGCTGGAGAGGTATTTACATCTCCAACTCCAGATCAAGTATTTGAGGCAATAAAAGCTGTAGGATCTGATGCAGGGGTTTTATTAGTAATTAAAAACTATTCAGGAGATGTGATGAATTTTGAAATGGCAGCTGAAATGGCTGAAATGGAAGATATAAAAGTTGAAAAGGTAATAGTTAATGATGATGTTGCAGTTGAAAATAGTACGTATACAACCGGAAGAAGAGGTGTTGCTGGTACTATATTTGTTCATAAAATAGCAGGTGCAGCAGCAGAAGAGGGTAGATCTTTAGAAGAAGTACAAAAAATAGCTCAAAAAGTAGTAGACAATACAAGAACTATGGGAATGAGTCTAGGAGCCTGTACTGTTCCAGCAGTTGGAAAACCAAGCTTTACATTAGCTGAAGATGAAATAGAAATGGGACTGGGCATTCATGGAGAGCCTGGAACTCATAAAGAAAAAATATCTAGTGCAGATGAATTAACAGAGTACATGCTTGGAAAAATTATTCAGGATATGCCAATTGAAAAAGGTGAAGAAGTAGGAGTAATAGTTAACGGATTAGGAGCAACTCCATTAATGGAATTATATATAGTAAATAGAAAGTTACATTCATTATTAGAAGAAAAAGAAATAAAAATTAATAAAACTTTAATTGGAAACTACATGACTTCTCTTGAAATGCCAGGATTTTCAATAAGTGTAATTAAATTAGACGAAGAACTAAAGGGATTATTAAATGCAAAAGCAGATACACCAGCATTCAAGGAAATATAG